Proteins co-encoded in one Thamnophis elegans isolate rThaEle1 chromosome 1, rThaEle1.pri, whole genome shotgun sequence genomic window:
- the CSRNP3 gene encoding cysteine/serine-rich nuclear protein 3: MSGILKRKFEEVDGSSPCSSVRESDDDISSSESAESGDSVNPSTSNHFTPSSILKSEKRKRTKNVHFNCVTVYYFTRRQGFTSVPSQGGSTLGMSTRHNNVRQYTLGEFAMEQERLHQEMLREHLRQEKLNSLKLKMTNNGTVESEEANTLTLEDISDDDIDLDNTEVDEYFFLQPLPTKKRRALLRASGVKKIDVEEKHELRAIRLSREDCGCDCRIFCDPETCTCCLAGIKCQVDRMSFPCGCTKEGCSNTAGRIEFNPIRVRTHFLHTIMKLELEKNREQQVPALNGCHAELNAHSSAMGPTSHPLEFSVPENFELETEPRAAVMHLQSADDLDCAGEEEEEEEEEEEEEDASSFCSGVTDSSTQSLAPSETDEDEEEEDDEEEDDEEEEDEEEEEEEEKLDECLEGLGVHADAGQALPSVLCYSDSTAMHENQPKALSYYPSSTSLYYQIENHSPGTPNQIRETYSERETAKNGNLSLVPYNPTSEPFEDYARPSEENYGSSLYPSSNPSVIVCCSSSESDNVVPCSSLYAEHRPRHSQVDFPAYLKSPSQDGFVSALNGGARLPEHPTENSLGLSEKSRLHEECIKSPVMETVPV; this comes from the exons ATGAGTGGAATTTTAAAGAGGAAGTTTGAAGAAGTTGATGGCTCCTCACCCTGTTCTTCCGTGCGGGAATCAGATGATGACATCTCTAGCAGCGAAAGTGCTGAGAGTGGTGATAGTGTCAACCCTTCCACTTCAAATCATTTTACCC CATCCTCGATTCTGAAGAGCGAGAAAAGGAAGAGGACCAAAAATGTCCATTTTAATTGTGTTACGGTATACTACTTCACCAGGAGGCAAGGCTTCACAAGCGTTCCCAGCCAAGGAGGCAGCACTTTGGGCATGTCCACTCGTCACAACAATGTGCGCCAATATACCCTGGGGGAGTTTGCCATGGAGCAAGAACGGCTTCATCAAGAGATGTTAAGAGAACATCTCAGGCAGGAAAAGCTGAACTCCTTAAAactcaag ATGACTAATAATGGCACGGTGGAATCCGAGGAAGCGAACACTTTAACGCTGGAGGACATTTCTGATGATGATATAGATCTGGACAACACCGAAGTGGACGAGTACTTCTTTCTGCAACCTCTGCCAACAAAGAAACGAAGGGCGCTCCTGCGAGCCTCCGGAGTCAAGAAGATTGATGTGGAAGAAAAACATGAGCTGCGAGCCATCCGTCTTTCAAGAGAGGACTGTGGTTGCGATTGTCGAATCTTTTGTGACCCGGAAACTTGCACTTGCTGCCTTGCAGGCATAAAATGCCAG gtGGACCGTATGTCTTTCCCATGTGGTTGCACTAAAGAAGGATGCAGCAATACAGCCGGCAGAATTGAATTTAATCCCATCAGGGTTCGGACTCACTTTTTGCACACTATAATGAAACTTGAATTGGAGAAAAACAGAGAGCAACAAGTTCCTGCGCTGAACGGCTGCCACGCTGAGCTCAATGCTCACAGCAGTGCAATGGGTCCCACCTCTCACCCCCTGGAATTTTCAGTCCCGGAGAACTTTGAGTTAGAGACTGAACCCAGGGCTGCAGTGATGCATTTGCAGTCGGCAGATGACTTGGATTGTgctggggaggaagaagaggaggaggaggaggaggaagaggaggaagacgcAAGCAGCTTTTGTAGTGGAGTTACAGATTCCAGCACACAGAGTTTAGCGCCCAGTGAAACAGatgaagatgaggaggaagaggacgatgaggaggaggacgatgaggaggaggaagatgaggaggaggaggaggaggaagaaaaactaGATGAATGTCTTGAAGGGTTGGGTGTTCATGCTGATGCAGGCCAAGCCCTCCCTTCTGTCCTCTGCTATTCAGACAGCACTGCCATGCATGAAAACCAGCCAAAGGCACTTTCCTATTACCCGAGTTCCACATCCTTGTATTACCAAATAGAGAATCACAGCCCTGGCACTCCTAACCAGATTCGGGAGACGTACTCTGAAAGAGAGACTGCTAAGAACGGGAATCTTTCTCTGGTGCCTTATAACCCAACTTCGGAACCGTTTGAGGACTACGCGCGGCCCTCCGAGGAAAATTATGGCAGCTCCCTGTATCCATCTTCAAACCCGTCTGTCATCGTTTGCTGCTCTTCGTCCGAAAGCGATAACGTTGTTCCCTGTAGCAGTTTATATGCTGAACATCGGCCAAGACATTCCCAAGTGGATTTTCCTGCATACTTGAAAAGTCCTTCGCAAGATGGATTTGTATCTGCTTTGAATGGTGGCGCTCGCCTCCCAGAACATCCCACCGAGAATTCACTCGGCCTTTCAGAAAAGAGCAGACTACACGAAGAGTGTATCAAATCTCCCGTCATGGAAACAGTACcggtttaa